Proteins encoded within one genomic window of Streptomyces taklimakanensis:
- a CDS encoding SpoIIE family protein phosphatase, whose translation MTNGALHRVAEPSPADEQRRLAAVRRYRVLDTPPEGAFDTVTSLAARIFGTPMAAVAIVDADRVWFKATHGLGGITQIGREPGLCASPFLHDAPCVVPDALGDPRTAAHPLVRGEPGIRFHAAAPITTARGECLGTVNVLDTRPRQVTDDQMAALVDLASLVMDELEVRLSAVRTIAAERAQRTTAERLARALQRALLPPALPAVPGLDTAAAYHPASVDEVGGDFYDLFPLDDGRWAFFLGDVCGKGADAASLTSLTRYTLRAAAIYDPDPCAALANLDTVLKGEHQDGAPRYCTAVFGVLQPVPDGSFTVSLAGGGHPPALALRADGTIELVSTTGGQLIGMLPRPRFVQATTRLLPGEALLLYTDGLTEARTPDGTMLGEDGLVRRLSATTVREADGLLGTVDKLLTDLGTGVGDDTALLALSVPSHRIDPSAQENR comes from the coding sequence GTGACGAACGGCGCCCTCCACCGGGTCGCGGAGCCCTCCCCGGCCGACGAGCAGCGGCGGCTCGCCGCGGTACGCCGTTACCGTGTCCTGGACACCCCGCCCGAGGGCGCGTTCGACACCGTCACCTCGCTGGCCGCCCGCATCTTCGGCACACCGATGGCCGCGGTGGCGATCGTCGACGCCGACCGGGTGTGGTTCAAGGCCACGCACGGGCTGGGCGGGATCACCCAGATCGGTCGTGAGCCCGGTCTGTGCGCCTCGCCCTTCCTCCACGACGCCCCGTGCGTGGTGCCCGACGCCCTCGGCGACCCCCGTACGGCGGCCCACCCCCTGGTCCGCGGCGAGCCGGGCATACGGTTCCACGCGGCCGCGCCCATCACCACGGCCCGGGGCGAGTGCCTGGGAACGGTCAACGTGCTGGACACCCGGCCCCGCCAGGTCACGGACGATCAGATGGCCGCGCTCGTGGACCTGGCCTCACTGGTGATGGACGAACTGGAGGTGAGGCTGTCCGCCGTCCGTACCATCGCGGCCGAACGCGCCCAGCGCACCACGGCGGAGCGCCTGGCCCGCGCTCTGCAGCGAGCCCTGCTTCCGCCCGCCCTGCCGGCCGTGCCCGGCCTGGACACGGCCGCGGCGTACCACCCCGCCTCCGTGGACGAGGTGGGCGGCGACTTCTACGACCTGTTCCCCCTCGACGACGGCCGCTGGGCCTTCTTCCTCGGTGACGTGTGCGGCAAGGGGGCGGACGCCGCCTCCCTGACCTCGTTGACCCGCTACACCCTGCGGGCCGCCGCCATCTACGACCCCGATCCCTGCGCGGCCCTGGCCAACCTCGACACCGTCCTCAAGGGGGAGCACCAGGACGGCGCCCCCCGGTACTGCACCGCCGTGTTCGGAGTGCTCCAACCCGTGCCCGACGGCTCCTTCACCGTCTCCCTGGCCGGAGGCGGCCACCCCCCGGCCCTCGCGCTGCGCGCCGACGGCACCATCGAACTCGTCTCCACCACCGGCGGCCAACTGATCGGGATGCTGCCCCGACCCCGTTTCGTGCAGGCCACCACACGGCTCCTCCCCGGCGAGGCCCTGCTGCTCTACACCGACGGCCTCACCGAAGCCCGCACCCCCGACGGCACCATGCTGGGGGAGGACGGGCTGGTCCGCCGGTTGTCCGCCACCACCGTGCGGGAAGCCGACGGCCTGCTCGGCACCGTGGACAAGCTCCTCACCGACCTGGGCACCGGGGTCGGTGACGACACCGCGCTGCTCGCCCTGTCCGTTCCGTCCCACCGCATCGACCCGTCCGCACAGGAGAACCGGTGA
- a CDS encoding anti-sigma factor antagonist, whose amino-acid sequence MTDRALTVDSQNHPSGATVLTVAGELDHHTAPRLARSLEETTFDRSVVIDLSELAYCDSTGITVLITAYHRARAAESRLLLAGVNPHLLRVFRTVGLDQVFTFQPTVEQALDALRS is encoded by the coding sequence GTGACCGACCGAGCCCTGACCGTCGACAGCCAGAACCACCCCTCCGGCGCCACCGTGCTGACGGTGGCCGGGGAACTCGACCACCACACCGCGCCACGCCTCGCCCGTTCCCTGGAGGAGACGACCTTCGACCGTTCCGTGGTGATCGACCTGTCGGAACTCGCCTACTGCGACTCCACCGGCATCACCGTGCTCATCACCGCCTACCACCGTGCCCGGGCGGCGGAATCCCGTCTCCTCCTCGCCGGGGTGAACCCCCACCTGCTGCGTGTCTTCCGCACCGTCGGCCTCGACCAGGTCTTCACCTTCCAACCCACCGTCGAACAGGCCCTCGACGCCCTGCGCTCCTGA
- a CDS encoding FAD-dependent oxidoreductase: MATTQRMVVIGANAAGMSAASQARRLKPVGELEIVVLERGGYTSYSACGIPYWVGGDVAGVDDLIARTPEQHRERDIDLRLYTEVTALDPDGRRVRVRGRGDGGPPGEWLGYDQLVIATGARPLRPELPGIDAPGVHGVQTMEDGRALLEALERIEAARSAGTPRRAVVIGAGYIGVEMAEALIRRGHEVTVVDRAEQPMTTLDPDMGRLVREAMCRMGIETVTGATVTAIRTGEDGRARAVATEDTEYEADIVVLGLGVRPETELAREAGLPLGGSEGLLTDLAMRVRGREDIWAGGDCVEVLDLVSGRTRHVALGTHANKHGQVIGTNIGGGYATFPGVVGTAVSKVCDLEIARTGLSEEQARALGLRFTTVTIESTSRAGYYPGAAPMHVKMLAERRTGRLLGAQIVGREGAGKRVDVAAVALSAGMTVEQMTALDLGYAPPFSPLWDPVLVAARKAAAEVRRAGAH, from the coding sequence ATGGCGACCACACAGCGCATGGTGGTCATCGGAGCGAACGCGGCGGGCATGTCGGCCGCCTCCCAGGCGCGCAGGCTCAAACCGGTCGGGGAGTTGGAGATCGTCGTCCTCGAGCGGGGCGGCTACACCTCCTACTCCGCGTGCGGCATCCCCTACTGGGTGGGGGGCGATGTCGCGGGTGTCGACGACCTGATCGCGCGGACTCCCGAACAGCACCGCGAGCGGGACATCGATCTGCGGCTGTACACCGAGGTCACCGCCCTCGATCCGGACGGCCGGCGCGTCCGCGTCCGTGGGCGCGGCGATGGTGGGCCCCCCGGGGAGTGGCTGGGGTACGACCAGCTGGTCATCGCCACCGGTGCCCGCCCGCTACGTCCCGAACTGCCGGGCATCGACGCGCCGGGTGTGCACGGCGTGCAGACCATGGAGGACGGCCGGGCGCTGCTGGAGGCTCTGGAGAGGATCGAGGCGGCGCGTTCGGCGGGAACCCCGCGGCGCGCGGTGGTGATCGGTGCCGGTTACATCGGTGTGGAGATGGCCGAGGCGCTGATCCGTCGCGGACACGAGGTCACGGTGGTGGACCGGGCGGAGCAGCCGATGACGACGCTCGACCCGGACATGGGCCGTCTGGTGCGCGAAGCGATGTGCCGCATGGGCATCGAGACGGTCACCGGTGCCACCGTCACCGCCATCCGCACCGGCGAGGACGGCCGGGCGCGTGCGGTCGCCACCGAGGACACCGAGTACGAGGCCGACATCGTGGTGCTCGGACTCGGAGTGCGGCCCGAGACCGAACTCGCGCGGGAGGCGGGCCTGCCGCTGGGGGGCTCCGAAGGTCTGCTGACGGACCTGGCGATGCGCGTGCGGGGACGGGAGGACATCTGGGCGGGCGGTGACTGCGTCGAGGTCCTCGACCTCGTCTCGGGCCGCACCCGGCACGTCGCGCTGGGCACGCACGCGAACAAGCACGGCCAGGTCATCGGCACGAACATCGGCGGCGGTTACGCCACCTTCCCCGGGGTCGTCGGCACGGCGGTCAGCAAGGTCTGCGACCTGGAGATCGCCCGCACCGGCCTGTCGGAGGAGCAGGCGAGGGCCCTCGGGCTGCGGTTCACGACCGTGACGATCGAGTCGACCAGCCGTGCCGGCTACTACCCCGGTGCCGCGCCGATGCACGTGAAGATGCTCGCCGAGCGCCGCACCGGCCGCCTCCTGGGCGCGCAGATCGTCGGACGCGAGGGGGCGGGCAAACGCGTGGACGTGGCCGCGGTCGCGCTGTCCGCCGGGATGACGGTCGAGCAGATGACGGCCTTGGACCTGGGATACGCCCCGCCGTTCTCCCCCTTGTGGGACCCGGTGCTGGTGGCGGCCCGGAAGGCGGCCGCGGAGGTACGTCGGGCGGGCGCGCACTGA
- a CDS encoding YybH family protein, protein MRSIHRQWSVDTAAKNLDGLMDHIAEDVVSYEHDAPLRHTGVERVREVCRRGLAASSGSVGWEVPDLTVLVDGDVAVAWGLNRMTARPPDGTATESWSRGTRVFRRRDGEWVMVHQHLSYPYDPETGEARTDLTP, encoded by the coding sequence GTGCGCTCGATCCACCGGCAGTGGTCCGTCGACACCGCGGCGAAGAACCTGGACGGGCTGATGGACCACATCGCCGAGGACGTCGTCTCCTATGAGCACGACGCGCCCCTGCGGCACACCGGGGTGGAGCGTGTCCGTGAGGTCTGCCGGCGCGGCCTGGCGGCGTCGTCCGGCTCCGTCGGCTGGGAGGTCCCGGACCTGACGGTCCTGGTCGACGGAGACGTCGCGGTCGCCTGGGGACTCAACCGCATGACCGCGCGTCCGCCGGACGGTACGGCCACCGAGAGCTGGTCGCGCGGGACGCGCGTGTTCCGGCGGAGGGACGGCGAGTGGGTGATGGTCCACCAGCACCTCTCGTACCCCTACGACCCGGAGACCGGGGAGGCGAGGACCGATCTGACCCCGTGA
- a CDS encoding glycosyl hydrolase, with translation MSPVTAHAEPEVPAGDLVFYEAEEGELRGVTVGSAATGFSGTGYVEGFDAADDQVTITIPDSPGGLFDLTVRYRAPYGSKVTSVLLNGEGAGDVPLTESNVFTTADAGRVLLDPGENTVTLRNNWGWYEIDAIGVSPTPPRGPHRVGGVPVNPRATPEARSLLRYLADNYGEYTLSGQQDMGSVAWVEDTVGRAPAIAGLDMMDYSPSRVERGTSSREVENALAWHERGGVNAFVWHWNAPTGLIDEPGGKEWWRGFYTEATTFDVAAALADPASEEYRLLLRDIDAIAARLARLRDANVPVIWRPLHEAEGGWFWWGAKGPEPAKELYRLMYDRMVDHHGLHNLLWVWNSLDPAWYPGDDVVDIVSADTYPPAGDHSPQSGAYERLVELVDDTKPVALSENGPIPDPDLMRAYQVDWSYFTTWSGDFVSDGVTNSRDHLNHVYHHRDVVTLDELGDFTRHGGCTAVWEVIGDWDDGRLVRVTVTNDGDEPLSGWRVGANRAAGAQLDDHWNARLETTGTGWSAESLGWNADLRPGQETSFYLNWSTAEPSALSPSPSCQAG, from the coding sequence GTGTCCCCCGTCACGGCACACGCCGAGCCCGAGGTTCCGGCGGGCGACCTCGTGTTCTACGAGGCGGAGGAGGGTGAACTCCGGGGCGTCACCGTGGGTTCGGCCGCGACCGGCTTCTCGGGCACCGGCTACGTGGAGGGCTTCGACGCGGCCGACGACCAGGTCACCATCACCATCCCCGACAGTCCCGGCGGACTGTTCGACCTGACGGTGCGCTACCGCGCGCCCTACGGGTCCAAGGTCACCTCGGTGCTGCTCAACGGCGAGGGAGCGGGCGACGTGCCGCTGACCGAGTCGAACGTCTTCACCACAGCCGACGCCGGCCGGGTCCTGCTCGACCCCGGCGAGAACACCGTCACCCTCCGCAACAACTGGGGCTGGTACGAGATCGACGCCATCGGCGTCAGCCCCACGCCGCCGCGCGGCCCGCACCGGGTCGGCGGCGTCCCGGTGAACCCGCGGGCGACACCCGAGGCGCGGTCCCTGCTGCGCTACCTCGCCGACAACTACGGTGAGTACACCCTCAGCGGTCAGCAGGACATGGGCTCGGTCGCCTGGGTCGAGGACACCGTGGGGCGCGCCCCGGCCATCGCGGGCCTGGACATGATGGACTACTCCCCGAGCCGGGTGGAGCGCGGCACCTCCTCCCGGGAGGTGGAGAACGCCCTGGCCTGGCACGAGCGCGGCGGCGTCAACGCGTTCGTCTGGCACTGGAACGCCCCCACCGGCCTGATCGACGAGCCGGGCGGCAAGGAGTGGTGGCGCGGCTTCTACACCGAAGCGACCACCTTCGACGTGGCCGCCGCCCTCGCCGACCCCGCCTCCGAGGAGTACCGGCTCCTGCTCCGGGACATCGACGCCATCGCCGCCCGGCTCGCCCGACTCCGGGACGCGAACGTTCCCGTCATCTGGCGTCCCCTGCACGAAGCCGAGGGCGGCTGGTTCTGGTGGGGGGCGAAGGGACCGGAGCCGGCGAAAGAGCTGTACCGGCTGATGTACGACCGCATGGTCGACCACCACGGCCTGCACAACCTGCTGTGGGTGTGGAACTCCCTGGACCCGGCCTGGTACCCGGGCGACGACGTGGTCGACATCGTCAGCGCCGACACCTACCCGCCCGCCGGTGACCACAGCCCTCAGAGCGGGGCGTACGAACGGTTGGTGGAGCTGGTGGACGACACCAAGCCGGTCGCCCTCAGCGAGAACGGCCCCATCCCGGACCCCGACCTGATGCGCGCCTACCAGGTGGACTGGAGCTACTTCACCACCTGGAGCGGCGACTTCGTCAGCGACGGAGTCACCAACTCGCGGGACCACCTGAACCACGTCTACCACCACCGGGACGTCGTCACCCTGGACGAGTTGGGCGACTTCACCCGCCACGGGGGCTGCACGGCCGTTTGGGAGGTCATCGGCGACTGGGACGACGGCCGTCTGGTCCGCGTCACCGTCACCAACGACGGCGACGAGCCCCTGTCCGGCTGGCGGGTGGGCGCCAACCGCGCGGCCGGCGCACAGCTCGACGACCACTGGAACGCCCGGCTGGAGACGACGGGGACCGGTTGGTCGGCCGAGAGCCTGGGCTGGAACGCCGACCTGAGGCCCGGCCAGGAGACCTCCTTCTACCTCAACTGGAGCACCGCCGAACCATCGGCGCTGTCACCGTCACCGAGCTGCCAGGCCGGCTGA
- a CDS encoding DUF6492 family protein — MQADGRLPSLDVLILAAEKDLPGLGACVEGLLAHCRNPIATLRIVSRSRPTVPDTVPGTRIAWTDELRCVPGVRDIHGFLRASGRDPSNASWYFQQLVKLRCFDLLPADAPEHVLVVDADFVLLRDTVFVDALRRSLVPYGYPLSWRLGTREHRLPNRHTALEAASRLVPGWQPVDAYSGMQHHMVFDRTILDDLAERARHAHGTSLWQAFLATSDAGKWTGASEYVLYRHFAERFFPDRIRPRHLRAVDVIQADTRDGLRLSEVVHAARHSDLDAVGCHRFLHYAERLATMDYVPDRLRRALLQRPGPLQLRLDRGLLMITPASRPLVLES; from the coding sequence ATGCAAGCGGACGGTCGTCTTCCTTCACTCGACGTCCTGATCCTGGCAGCGGAGAAGGACCTGCCGGGGCTTGGGGCCTGCGTGGAAGGCCTCCTGGCCCACTGCCGGAACCCCATCGCCACCCTGCGGATCGTCTCCCGGAGCAGGCCGACCGTACCCGACACCGTTCCGGGGACGCGGATCGCCTGGACGGACGAACTCCGGTGCGTGCCCGGCGTCCGGGACATCCACGGGTTCCTGCGCGCGTCCGGCAGGGATCCGTCCAACGCCTCCTGGTACTTCCAGCAGCTGGTCAAGCTGCGGTGCTTCGACCTCCTCCCCGCCGACGCCCCCGAGCACGTCCTGGTCGTCGACGCCGATTTCGTCCTTCTGCGGGACACGGTGTTCGTCGACGCGCTGAGGCGTTCGCTGGTGCCGTACGGATACCCGCTCTCCTGGCGATTGGGCACCCGCGAGCATCGGCTCCCGAACCGCCACACGGCCCTGGAGGCCGCCTCGCGGCTGGTTCCCGGCTGGCAACCGGTCGACGCCTACAGCGGTATGCAGCACCACATGGTGTTCGACCGCACGATCCTCGACGATCTGGCCGAACGGGCGCGCCACGCGCACGGAACGTCCCTGTGGCAGGCCTTCCTGGCCACCTCCGACGCCGGCAAGTGGACGGGGGCTTCGGAGTACGTCCTCTACCGGCACTTCGCCGAGCGCTTCTTCCCCGACCGGATCCGCCCGCGGCACCTCCGGGCCGTGGACGTCATCCAGGCGGACACCCGCGACGGGCTCCGCCTGTCCGAGGTCGTACACGCCGCGCGCCACTCCGACCTGGACGCCGTGGGCTGCCACCGCTTCCTCCACTACGCCGAGCGGTTGGCCACCATGGACTACGTTCCCGACCGTCTCCGCCGCGCCCTCCTCCAGCGGCCCGGGCCGCTGCAACTGCGCCTGGACCGCGGTCTGCTGATGATCACGCCCGCGTCCCGTCCCCTCGTCCTGGAGTCGTGA
- a CDS encoding PH domain-containing protein encodes MIGDREVICRPLRRRALWCFVALGAAGAGSAVARLAYRGEPLDVWLGVGLLLSLVGVASLHSVTARVSADTHGLRSRTLARRRSVSWRDVADLRVHLRYADVHRTREIRRVGLALRDGRKRLLPLPQDGWICGDPDFDAKLDALRALHRRYGTPKSSHVPVVSYRTAGRGWVGSLALCALLLACAGVAAWSVPSTASNERAWKSATPCTDETPAAERGECLTTLPAVIERTEAERPRQRGRLYFADGRPLERLTVSREAARAFRPGDSVELTFWRSRVREVAGERHVWRDHVPGAGSSAVAAAVCVLAAGYPGAQVLLRLRGRRLPDDEVLPSALPFAGALVGTALWLVPFCFLHPTAPLASPVAITWVAAGSLATLGLFAWAWRATRVRAPGTGEDGVEGKAEEEDEGRDVYLAARFLEHTDYNPYGFGTHIVLGGGPPAVTPHHGPGRFAAKRIPVERLALKDVRRPRGDDGDTVPGNWHVAEIDDAGTPVRLAAAPADLARVLRALDLAATPANTTSRAP; translated from the coding sequence ATGATCGGTGACCGGGAAGTGATCTGCCGTCCCCTCCGGAGGCGCGCCCTGTGGTGCTTCGTCGCACTCGGCGCGGCCGGGGCGGGCTCGGCCGTGGCGCGCCTGGCGTACCGGGGCGAACCGCTGGACGTGTGGCTGGGTGTCGGCCTGCTCCTCTCGCTGGTGGGTGTCGCGTCGCTCCACTCGGTCACCGCGCGGGTGAGCGCCGACACGCACGGTCTGCGCTCCCGGACGTTGGCCCGCCGGCGAAGCGTGTCGTGGCGCGACGTGGCCGACCTGCGCGTGCACCTGCGGTACGCGGACGTCCACCGGACCCGTGAGATCCGCCGTGTCGGCCTGGCGTTGCGCGACGGACGCAAACGACTCCTGCCCCTGCCGCAGGACGGCTGGATCTGCGGCGACCCGGACTTCGACGCGAAGCTGGACGCCCTCCGGGCGCTGCACCGGCGTTACGGAACCCCGAAGTCGAGCCACGTCCCCGTCGTCTCGTACCGCACCGCCGGGCGCGGCTGGGTGGGGTCACTCGCTCTGTGCGCACTGTTGCTCGCGTGCGCGGGCGTGGCCGCGTGGTCCGTGCCGAGCACGGCGTCGAACGAGCGGGCGTGGAAGTCGGCCACCCCGTGCACCGACGAGACGCCCGCCGCGGAGCGCGGCGAGTGCCTGACCACCCTGCCGGCCGTCATCGAGCGGACCGAGGCCGAACGCCCTCGGCAGCGCGGCCGGCTGTACTTCGCCGACGGCCGACCGTTGGAGCGGCTCACGGTCTCGCGAGAGGCCGCTCGGGCGTTCCGGCCCGGCGACAGCGTCGAACTGACCTTCTGGCGCAGCCGGGTGAGGGAGGTCGCCGGGGAGCGTCACGTGTGGCGCGATCACGTACCCGGCGCCGGGAGTTCGGCCGTCGCCGCGGCCGTGTGCGTCCTCGCCGCGGGCTACCCCGGAGCACAGGTACTGCTGCGTCTGCGCGGGCGTCGGCTGCCCGACGACGAGGTTCTCCCGTCGGCCCTTCCGTTCGCGGGCGCGCTCGTCGGTACGGCCCTGTGGCTGGTGCCGTTCTGCTTCCTCCACCCCACGGCCCCGCTCGCCTCCCCCGTGGCGATCACGTGGGTGGCCGCGGGGTCACTGGCCACGCTGGGCCTGTTCGCCTGGGCCTGGCGCGCCACCCGTGTCCGTGCGCCCGGGACGGGCGAGGACGGCGTCGAGGGGAAAGCCGAGGAGGAGGACGAGGGGAGGGACGTGTACCTGGCCGCCCGTTTCCTGGAGCACACCGACTACAACCCGTACGGCTTCGGCACCCACATCGTCCTCGGGGGTGGCCCGCCCGCGGTGACGCCCCACCACGGTCCGGGCCGGTTCGCGGCGAAACGGATTCCGGTGGAGCGGCTCGCCCTCAAGGACGTGCGGCGTCCCCGGGGCGACGACGGCGACACCGTCCCCGGAAACTGGCACGTCGCCGAAATCGACGACGCCGGCACACCGGTCCGCCTCGCGGCCGCCCCGGCGGACCTGGCCCGCGTCCTCCGCGCACTGGACCTTGCCGCAACTCCCGCGAACACCACGAGCCGCGCGCCGTGA
- a CDS encoding SAM-dependent methyltransferase produces the protein MADDVPAEGEVSSRIDTSVPHSARIWNYWLGGKDYYDADRAAGDAYQEVFPGIELLARASRGFLARSIRYLTAEAGIRQFLDVGTGLPTANNTHQVAQRIAPESRVVYVDHDPLVLAHARALLTSTPEGATAYIDADLRDPDTVLAEAARTLDLDRPVGLIFSGTLGHIPDHHEARAIVRRLMDALASGSHLSLNDGTDTYEAANRAQASYNDSGAIPYVLRPVEQIAAFFDGLEMVEPGLVPCPYWRPEQEPSGDPAEEVNYGAVGRKP, from the coding sequence ATGGCCGATGACGTGCCCGCTGAGGGCGAGGTGTCGTCGAGGATCGACACGAGCGTGCCGCATTCGGCGCGGATCTGGAACTACTGGCTGGGCGGCAAGGACTACTACGACGCCGACAGAGCGGCCGGTGACGCCTACCAGGAGGTGTTTCCCGGGATCGAGCTGCTGGCCCGCGCCTCCCGCGGCTTCCTGGCCCGCTCCATTCGCTACCTGACCGCCGAGGCGGGCATCCGACAGTTCCTGGACGTCGGCACCGGTCTGCCGACCGCGAACAACACCCACCAGGTCGCCCAGCGGATCGCCCCGGAGTCGAGGGTCGTCTACGTCGATCACGATCCGCTGGTGCTCGCGCACGCCCGCGCGCTGCTGACCTCCACGCCCGAGGGGGCCACCGCCTACATCGACGCCGATCTGCGCGACCCCGACACCGTCCTGGCCGAGGCCGCCAGGACCCTGGACCTGGACCGACCGGTGGGTCTGATCTTCAGCGGGACCCTCGGACACATCCCCGACCACCACGAGGCCCGCGCCATCGTGCGCCGGCTGATGGACGCCCTGGCCTCCGGCAGCCACCTCTCCCTCAACGACGGGACCGACACCTACGAGGCCGCCAACAGAGCCCAGGCAAGCTACAACGACAGCGGGGCCATCCCCTACGTCCTGCGCCCGGTGGAACAGATCGCCGCCTTCTTCGACGGCCTGGAGATGGTCGAGCCCGGCCTGGTGCCCTGCCCGTACTGGCGTCCCGAGCAGGAGCCGAGCGGCGATCCCGCCGAGGAGGTCAACTACGGCGCCGTCGGCCGCAAACCGTAG
- a CDS encoding GntR family transcriptional regulator, protein MPTEIDPAVLAGDRALLGRASTAERVADILRAHIAEGHLPPGSKLSEDTIGTALGVSRNTLREAFRLLTHERLLVHELNRGVFVRLLTAQDVADIYRVRSLIECAAVRALGAPPYDLSRAQAAVAKGKKAREEGAWHELSTANIHFHQAIVALAHSTRLEEMMRGVLAELRLAFHAVEALDTFHEPYLARNQDILAALGEGDTTRAELLLASYLDDAREQLLDRYSTATADHRPRRAPGK, encoded by the coding sequence ATGCCGACCGAGATCGACCCGGCTGTTCTCGCCGGTGACCGCGCGCTGTTGGGGCGTGCCAGCACCGCCGAGCGCGTCGCCGACATCCTGCGCGCGCACATCGCCGAGGGGCACCTGCCTCCCGGGAGCAAGCTCTCCGAGGACACCATCGGCACCGCCCTCGGCGTCTCCCGCAACACCCTCCGAGAAGCGTTCCGCCTCCTGACCCACGAACGGCTCCTGGTCCACGAGCTCAACCGCGGTGTCTTCGTACGCCTCCTGACGGCCCAGGACGTGGCCGACATCTACCGCGTCCGTAGCCTGATCGAGTGCGCGGCGGTCCGTGCCCTGGGCGCGCCCCCCTACGACCTGAGCAGGGCACAAGCCGCGGTCGCCAAAGGGAAGAAGGCGCGCGAGGAGGGTGCCTGGCACGAGTTGAGCACCGCCAACATCCACTTCCACCAGGCCATCGTCGCCCTCGCCCACAGCACCCGCCTGGAGGAGATGATGCGCGGGGTGCTCGCCGAACTCCGCCTCGCCTTCCACGCCGTGGAAGCCCTCGACACCTTCCACGAGCCGTACCTGGCGCGCAACCAGGACATCCTCGCCGCGCTCGGGGAAGGAGACACCACGAGAGCGGAACTGCTCCTCGCCTCCTACCTCGACGACGCGAGGGAACAGCTCCTCGACAGGTACTCGACCGCCACGGCCGATCACCGCCCCCGGAGAGCGCCCGGCAAGTGA
- a CDS encoding Nramp family divalent metal transporter — MNEPVSQSKSVEQHHVQHAPSRRFGPGLLVTAAFIGPGTVTTASIAGADFGFALVWALVFSVGAAMVLQEMAARLGIVSRAGLGEALRTTFRHPGASYAAIALVVVAIAFGNAAFQTGNLTGAGIGLEVLTGTSPRLWAAVVGAAAFVLLLTGTYRLIERAVVALVVVMGVVFVVTSVIVRPDPSALLDGLVPRMPSGATLTVIALVGTTVVPYNLFLHASSVRQKWTDDTPVDRALAEARGDTYLSIGLGGLVTLAVVTTAATAMFAEGLEVENAADMATQLEPLLGPAAQGFFAAGLFAAGLTSAITAPLAAAFAVSGALGRRPDLKAPGFRATWALVILAGTTFAVLGRSPVAAILFAQAANGLLLPVVAVFLLVVMNRRDLLGEYRNNLARNLMGCGVVLVATGLGLFNILRATGLVD, encoded by the coding sequence GTGAACGAACCTGTCAGCCAGTCGAAGTCGGTCGAACAGCACCACGTCCAGCACGCGCCGAGCCGTAGATTCGGGCCGGGACTGCTGGTCACCGCCGCGTTCATCGGTCCCGGAACGGTCACCACGGCCAGCATCGCCGGTGCCGACTTCGGGTTCGCGCTGGTGTGGGCGCTGGTGTTCTCCGTGGGCGCGGCGATGGTGCTCCAGGAGATGGCCGCCCGCCTGGGCATCGTGAGTCGGGCCGGCCTGGGCGAGGCGCTGCGCACGACCTTCCGGCACCCCGGCGCGTCCTACGCCGCCATCGCGCTCGTCGTCGTCGCCATCGCGTTCGGCAACGCCGCCTTCCAGACCGGGAACCTCACGGGGGCCGGAATCGGCCTGGAAGTGCTCACCGGGACCTCGCCCCGGCTGTGGGCCGCGGTGGTCGGCGCCGCCGCGTTCGTCCTGCTCCTGACCGGGACCTACCGCCTGATCGAGCGAGCGGTGGTCGCCCTCGTCGTCGTCATGGGCGTGGTGTTCGTCGTGACGTCGGTGATCGTACGACCGGATCCGTCGGCCCTGCTCGACGGACTCGTTCCACGGATGCCCTCGGGCGCCACCCTGACGGTGATCGCCCTCGTCGGCACCACCGTCGTGCCCTACAACCTGTTCCTGCACGCGAGTTCGGTGCGGCAGAAGTGGACCGACGACACACCCGTCGACCGGGCGTTGGCGGAGGCGCGCGGTGACACCTACCTCTCCATAGGCCTGGGCGGGCTGGTCACCCTCGCGGTGGTCACCACCGCGGCGACGGCCATGTTCGCCGAGGGACTGGAGGTCGAGAACGCGGCGGACATGGCCACCCAGTTGGAGCCCCTGCTCGGCCCGGCGGCCCAGGGCTTCTTCGCGGCGGGACTGTTCGCGGCCGGCCTCACCAGCGCGATCACCGCACCGCTCGCGGCCGCGTTCGCGGTCAGCGGGGCGCTGGGCCGACGACCGGACCTGAAGGCCCCCGGATTCCGCGCGACATGGGCCCTGGTGATCCTCGCGGGCACGACGTTCGCGGTACTCGGCAGGAGCCCGGTGGCCGCGATCCTCTTCGCCCAGGCGGCCAACGGGCTGTTGCTGCCGGTCGTCGCGGTGTTCCTGCTCGTGGTGATGAACCGCCGCGACCTGCTCGGCGAGTACCGCAACAACCTCGCCCGCAACCTGATGGGCTGTGGAGTGGTGCTCGTCGCCACCGGCCTCGGCCTCTTCAACATCCTGCGCGCGACGGGCCTCGTCGACTGA